Sequence from the Streptomyces mobaraensis NBRC 13819 = DSM 40847 genome:
GCGCCAGCTCCGCGCCGCCCGCCGCGTCGAAGACCCGGACGTACAGCCCCGGCACCTGCCCGAACGTGCCGCCGTCGGCGGAGGCCGCGACCACCACGGTCTCCACCTCGGGCTCGACCGAGCCCAGGTCGACGGCGAGGGTGTCGGTCACCGCCCCGGCCGCCGGCACCTTGCCCTCGTGCCGTACCGCGCCGGAGGTGTGCACGGCCTGGTTGTAGAAGACGAAGTCCGCGTCCGAGCGGACCCGGCCCCCGGTGAGGAGGAGCGCGGAGGCGTCCACATCCGGTACGCCGGGGCCGGTCCGCCAGCCCAGTTCTATCCGCACCGCCGGCGCCGGAATCCGGACATTGGTGCCCTTCTGCATCCCCATCTGCCACCCCTGTAGCGCGATTACCGGACGAGCCCCTGGTCAGGCCCTGAACATTCCGGTTGCTTACACGGGTCCAACGTACCGTGGCCCCCGAATTCTCCGGCTTCGCCCCGATTGGTCATCGGCACCGCAGGGGCCTCCGGAACCAACCCGGGTACCTGACTCCCCAACCGGCACATCGTGGGCTTAACTTAAGGGCTATGACCTCCCCCCGCAGTGCCTACGGCAGCGGTTACTACTCCGCGTCGTCGTTCCCGGACACCCCCATCTACGACAGCCTCGTCGCCGAGCGGGGCACCCCGCAGATCGCCCCGATCCGGGTGTCGGCCCCCTTCGACGGCGGGAGTCAGCTGCCCGCGCTGCCCGCCCTGCCCTCCGGCCCCTCCGGCCACGGCCCGGGCCCGACGCCCGGGGCCCACCCGGTGCAGCCGCTGCAGAGCGGGTACGCCCAGCAGCAGCCGCAGTACGGGCAGGGCGGCCCGCAGCCGGCCGGCCTGCAGCAGGCGCCCGCGCCGTACATCCCGCAGCAGGCGTCGGCGCCGCGCGGCTACCCCGGGCCGCAGCAGTACCAGCAGCCGCAGGCCGGGCCCTCCGGCCCGGCGGGGTACGACGCGATGCGCCCGGTGGCGCCGCGCCCGGCACCCGGCCCGTCCGGTCAGCCGGGCCAGCCCGGGGGGTATGAAGGTCCGTACCAGCGCCCGTACTCGGGCCCGGGGAGCTACTGACCGACGGCGACGGGCGGCCGGACCACGCGTCGGCCGGACAGGACGTGACGCGACCGGGGTGCGGCCCGGCGCCGAACGCGCCGCGAACCGGCGGGTGCCCACCGGATCCGGCCGGGCAGGATGACCCCATGGCTGCGTCTTCCGATCCCACAGGCCCTTCCGGTTCATCCGGCCCTTCCGGTTCCGCCGGTTCCGCCGGTCCCGCCGGCCCGTCGCCCTCGCTCCTGTCGCTCCACGTCCACCCGGTGAAGTCGATGGCGGGGGGCTCCCCCGGGGAGGCGGCCGTGGAGCCGTGGGGGCTCGCCGGGGACCGGCGGTGGATGGTGACCGCGCCCGACGGCCGGTTCCTCACCCAACGGCAGCTCCCCCGGCTCGCGTTGGGCGCGGCCCGCGGGATGCCCGGGGGCGGGGTGCGGGTCTCCGGCCCGGGGGCCGCGCCCCTGGACGTACCGGTGCCCGATCCCGGGCGGCGGGGCCTGGTCACCGTGGAGGTGTTCCGGGACAAGGTCGAGGCGGTGCCCGCGGGGCCCGAGGCCGACGCGTGGCTGACCGCCTTCCTGGGCGTCGAGGCCCGGCTGGTGCACATGGACGACCCGGCGGTCCGGCGCCCGGTCGATCCCCGGTACGGGCGCCCGGAGGACCGGGTCGGCTTCGCGGACGGCTTTCCGCTGCTGCTCACCACCACCGCGTCGCTCGCGGCGCTCAACTCGCTGATCGCCGAGGGCGAGCACCCGGGCGAGGGCCCGCTGCCGATGGACCGCTTCCGCCCGAACGTGGTGGTCGGCGGCACCGGCGCGTGGGAGGAGGACGGCTGGCTCCGGGTGCGGCTGGGCGAGGTGACCTTCCGGGTCGTCAAACCCTGCGGGCGCTGCGTCGTCACCACCACCGACCAGCGCACGGCCGCGCGCGGCCGGGAGCCCCTGCACACCCTGGCCCGCCACCGGCGCGGCGCGACCGGCCTCGTCTTCGGGCAGAACCTCGTCCCGGAGGGCCCCGGGGTGCTGCGGGTCGGGGATCCGTTCGAGGTCCTGGACCGAAGCGACTGAGCCGATCACAGCGTTCGCAAGCCCCACCCGCCTCAAGACCGTCCGCGCGCCGGTGCGCCCACGTGCGCCCCGCCGCGAGCATGTGCGCCCCGGCGTCAACGTGCGGCCCTCCGACCTCCACCGGGAGTGATTCCGCCCTCCGCGACGCCTTTTCCCGCATGCGCCGCCTCCTGTGAGGTAATGAGACGCAGGGGGGGTGAGCTTCATGAACGCGACGTCACGGACGCGGTCCTGGGCCCGGCGGTCCGCCTGCGGACTCGCCGGGCGCTTCGCCCGGCGCTTCGCCTGGCGCTGGCGGCGGAACCCGCTGCGCCGTCCCACCGATGTCCTGGAAAGCTGGGTCGGCTTGGCGGCGGTGGTCCTGATGCTCGTCGTCGGCCCGCTGGTGGGGCTGCTGGCGGGCTCGTCCGCCCACGCGGTGCTCCGGCAGACGGCCCGTGAACAGCAGTCGCACCGGCACCTGGTGAGCGCGGTCGCGCTCCGCCCGGAGCCGGTGCGCTCGGCCGCCGGCGAACGCGACAGCACGCCGGGGCGCGACGGCTACCACCGGATCCTGGCCCGTTGGCCGGGCCCGGACGGCGGTCCGCACACCGGCCTCGTACCGCTCCGGGGTGCCGAGATACCCGGCCGGCGGTTCCCGCTCTGGACGGACGACCAGGGCCGGCTCGCCGGCCGCCCGCTCGACGGCACCACGGCGTCCGTCCACGCCGTGCTCGCCGGCGTCGGGGCCGGCGGGGCCGCGGCGGGCGCGGTGCACGGGCTGCGCCGCCTGGTCATGTGGCGGATCGTCCGGCGGCGGTACGAACGGTGGGACCGCGCCTGGGAACGGGCCGGGCACACCTGGGGCCGGGCCGACGCGGGGAGCTGAGCGCCGACCGGAGCCGGGCGGGGACGCGAGCCCGACGGGATCCCGGCCGGGACCCGAGCCCGACGAGGTGCCGGGCCCGACGAGGTGCCGGGTGCCGACGCGGGAGGCCGGGCGGCGTACGGGCGGTCAACTCCCGTGCCCGGCGCACGCTACGGTGGAGCGGCCGGTACGCATCGGTCCCGGGCGGCGCATCCGTCCCGGGCGGCAGACGCACGAGGTGGGGGCGCGACAGCACCATGGCACAGGGCTCGGTCCAGGTGACGCACGGCGGCCCGTCGCGCTGGCGGCGGCGCACCGGGGAGTACGTATCGCTCGCGGCGGCCCTGGAGGCGGCGGCGGACGGGGACGTGCTGTCCGTCGCCCCCGGCACCTACCGGGAGAACCTGGTGGTCACCCGCGCGATCACACTCAGGGGCGCGGACGGGGTGCCCGGTTCGGTGCGGATCGCCCCGCCGGAGGGCGTGGCGCTCACCGTCCGGGCGTCGGCCGCGCTGCGGGACCTCCAAGTCGAGGGACAGGACGCGGCGGTGCCCGCGCTGCTGGTGGACGCGGGCGCGCCGGAGCTCACCGGGCTGCGGGTGGTGACGCGTTCGTCGGTGGGCATCGAGGTGCGCGGGGGCGCGCGGCCGACGGTGCGCCACTGCACGGTCGACAACGCGGCGGGCGTCGGCGTGGCGGTACTGGACCGGGCGGGCGGGGTCTTCGAGGAGTGCGAGGTGCTGGCGGCCGGGCAGTCGGGCGTCGCCGTGCACGGCGGCGGGGGCCCGCGCCTGGAGCGCTGCCGGGTGCACCACGCGCGGGGCGCCGGGCTGTCGGTGACGGGCGAGGCGAGCACGCTGGAGGCGATCGGCTGCGAGGTGTACGAGATCCGGGGCGCCGGTGTGCGGATGGCGGAGCGGGCGGCCGGCCGGCTCTCCGACTGCCGGGTGCACCGGGTCGCGGCCGACGGCGTGACGCTGGACACCGGGGCCGTCCTGGCGCTCGACGACTGCGACATCCACGACATCCCGGAGAACGCGGTGGACCTGCGGGCGCGTTCGGTGCTGACGATGGCCCGCTCCACGGTGCGCCGGTTCGGGCGGAACGGCCTGTCGGTGTGGGATCCGGGCACCCGCGCGGAGGCCGTCGGGTGCGAGCTCCAGGACAGTACGGGCGACTACCCGGCGGTGTGGGTGAGCGACGGCGCCACGGCCGTCCTCGCCTCCTGCCGGGTGCACGACGTGCCGGACGCGCTGTTCGTCCTGGACCGCGGCT
This genomic interval carries:
- a CDS encoding MOSC domain-containing protein, whose protein sequence is MAASSDPTGPSGSSGPSGSAGSAGPAGPSPSLLSLHVHPVKSMAGGSPGEAAVEPWGLAGDRRWMVTAPDGRFLTQRQLPRLALGAARGMPGGGVRVSGPGAAPLDVPVPDPGRRGLVTVEVFRDKVEAVPAGPEADAWLTAFLGVEARLVHMDDPAVRRPVDPRYGRPEDRVGFADGFPLLLTTTASLAALNSLIAEGEHPGEGPLPMDRFRPNVVVGGTGAWEEDGWLRVRLGEVTFRVVKPCGRCVVTTTDQRTAARGREPLHTLARHRRGATGLVFGQNLVPEGPGVLRVGDPFEVLDRSD
- a CDS encoding DUF6643 family protein — its product is MTSPRSAYGSGYYSASSFPDTPIYDSLVAERGTPQIAPIRVSAPFDGGSQLPALPALPSGPSGHGPGPTPGAHPVQPLQSGYAQQQPQYGQGGPQPAGLQQAPAPYIPQQASAPRGYPGPQQYQQPQAGPSGPAGYDAMRPVAPRPAPGPSGQPGQPGGYEGPYQRPYSGPGSY